In Cervus elaphus chromosome 7, mCerEla1.1, whole genome shotgun sequence, the following proteins share a genomic window:
- the BTN3A3 gene encoding LOW QUALITY PROTEIN: butyrophilin subfamily 3 member A3 (The sequence of the model RefSeq protein was modified relative to this genomic sequence to represent the inferred CDS: deleted 1 base in 1 codon) has protein sequence MPASSIHADSPALMKMAWSLDFLPFHLLIYLISDQLLIPCSAQFSVIGPPGPILVMVGEDAELPCHLSPKMSAETMELKWVRSSLRQVVFMYAHGKEVEDRQTAEYQGRTEILRDGITAGKAVLRIRNVRASDSGNYLCYFQDGNFYEKALLELKVAALGSDLHIQVKGHEDGGIHLGCESASWYPQPQIRWRDAKGQNMPAMTAPPAADGAGLYAVTSSLIVKSGSGEGVSCIIRNPLLNQEKTAQISIADPFFRRAQSWIAAFAGTLTVCLPLLAGAGYLLWLQRKEKEALFMEKEKAIKEKERAWAEKEQEQRIKETLQYELKWRKVQFLARGEKSQTYPEWKQALFQAEDVILDPNTANPILLVSDDQRSLQRAEERRNLPDNPKRFDWHYCVLGCKSFTSGRHYWEVEVGDRKEWHVGVCREDVERKSWIKMTPENGFWTTGLSGGNDYRALTEPRTKLTVASPPEKVGIFLDYETGEVSFYNAVDGSHIYTFPHTSFSGPLWPVFRILTLEPTALTICPVSTGTGSPGAPDLVPDLSLETPVVLGSADENGEPQAEVTSLLLPAQPAAEGSSLTAATNRNHKMLKAHTV, from the exons ATGCCAGCATCCTCCAtccatgcagattctccag CTCTGATGAAAATGGCTTGGTCCCTAGATTTCCTTCCATTCCACCTCCTTATCTACCTCATCTCTGACCAGCTGCTCATTCCTTGCTCAG ctcagttttctgtgattggaCCCCCTGGGCCCATCCTGGTCATGGTGGGTGAAGACGCCGAGCTGCCCTGTCACCTGTCTCCGAAGATGAGCGCGGAGACCATGGAACTGAAGTGGGTGCGATCCAGCCTCAGGCAAGTGGTTTTCATGTATGCACATGGCAAGGAAGTGGAAGACAGACAGACGGCAGAGTACCAAGGGAGAACTGAGATTTTAAGAGATGGCATCACTGCAGGGAAAGCTGTTCTCCGCATACGCAACGTTAGAGCCTCTGACAGTGGAAACTACCTGTGCTATTTCCAAGACGGCAACTTCTACGAGAAAGCCTTATTGGAGCTGAAGGTTGCAG CACTGGGCTCTGATCTTCACATTCAAGTGAAGGGCCATGAGGATGGAGGGATCCACCTGGGGTGTGAGTCCGCCAGCTGGTATCCCCAGCCCCAGATTCGGTGGAGAGATGCCAAGGGCCAGAACATGCCAGCGATGACAGCACCTCCGGCTGCAGATGGAGCAGGCCTGTATGCAGTCACATCATCTCTAATCGTGAAGAGCGGCTCTGGGGAAGGGGTGTCCTGTATCATCAGAAACCCCCTCCTCAATCAGGAAAAGACAGCCCAGATTTCCATCGCAG ACCCATTCTTCAGGAGGGCCCAGAGCTGGATCGCTGCCTTTGCAGGGACCCTGACGGTCTGTCTGCCGCTTCTCGCTGGAGCTGGTTACTTGCTGTGGctacagaggaaggaaaaagaggcTCTAttcatggagaaagaaaaagcaataaaggaaaaagaaagagcttGGGCAGAAAAGGAGCAAGAACAAAGAATAAAAG AGACGCTCCAGTATGAGCTCA AGTGGAGAAAGGTCCAGTTCCTGGCTC GTGGGGAGAAGTCTCAAACCTATCCAG AGTGGAAGCAGGCCCTCTTCCAAGCTG AGGatgtgattttggatcccaacaCAGCAAACCCCATCCTGCTCGTGTCTGatgaccagaggagcctgcagcGGGCAGAGGAACGCCGAAATCTGCCAGACAACCCCAAGCGATTTGATTGGCACTACTGTGTGCTTGGCTGCAAGAGCTTCACATCAGGGAGACATTACTGGGAGGTGGAGGTTGGGGACAGGAAAGAGTGGCATGTAGGGGTATGCAGGGAGGACGTAGAGAGAAAATCCTGGATTAAAATGACCCCGGAGAATGGCTTCTGGACTACGGGGCTGTCTGGTGGGAATGACTACCGGGCTCTCACTGAGCCCCGGACCAAACTGACAGTTGCCAGCCCTCCTGAAAAAGTGGGGATTTTCCTGGACTATGAGACTGGTGAAGTCTCCTTCTACAACGCCGTGGATGGATCTCATATCTACACCTTCCCACACACCTCCTTTTCTGGGCCTCTGTGGCCTGTTTTCAGGATTTTGACCTTGGAACCCACTGCCTTGACCATTTGCCCAGTGTCAACAGGAACAGGGAGTCCTGGGGCTCCTGACCTAGTGCCTGACCTTTCCTTGGAAACCCCAGTGGTCCTGGGCTCAGCCGATGAGAATGGAGAGCCTCAGGCTGAAGTCACGTCCTTGCTTCTCCCTGCCCAGCCTGCAGCTGAGGGT TCTTCCCTGACAGCAGCAACAAATCGCAACCATAAAATGCTAAAGGCACACACAGTGTGA